Proteins from a genomic interval of Nostoc sp. TCL240-02:
- a CDS encoding type III-B CRISPR-associated protein Cas10/Cmr2 codes for MTDTIYTAITFAPVQGFIEKSRKLRDLYGSSFILSYLASNICREARDKGFWVVSPATINLTQGTPNQIIIKGDFPQKEVEEVFYSAWSDVTHTCRQWIEDNVPWEYSWRRVWNLWTNYTWEFFWGQGETITAARGNLNEIKRRRNWTAINWTGESSTLSGADAIAIPSLGSNHPKTCDYKAQKTEIQEFYKQLSYAVGQNFIEHIVEELNKNNQEIRDRLVARYGKGFIKFLEDRFPKINQQECDEIINEYGSAIIDPDEELSIPEVIKRLITLEAIATRVGIATQEIPETYRDLNRLNKNKKQEKIEPDNRWSGWFQGDGDKAGDYLKELSKNQKINSDAATYDFSYAMLHWGEKTFKPTLNGTGKGRVIYAGGDDFLGVFYRTPPDKKFLKKLISHLSNTVVKLSPKLAKEITNFRKEFDEKGLHKDVKISWELRHEFAQIIKVNYADDPSLQDAVEEAGLNQIEAESLFREPVLKAQECLDWFYNFNSENDNALWKQHKIPIGVSVGFVWAAPGVPQRDILQNCRDVEKLAKNQGRDRLAIRILFNGGNYLDWVCPWWCLQDVLQGYCDRNEQTGEKANWGHIHADVALLESRHAFKGEQTDIALALFGIYFPAKKECLNLKNEKILWNQYEQDDPNKKIISYGILGNKKDCKDVNQALNNWIINLAKIGFQLCQQ; via the coding sequence ATGACAGATACAATCTATACAGCAATCACCTTTGCACCTGTTCAAGGATTTATCGAGAAATCCCGTAAATTGCGAGATTTATATGGTAGTTCTTTTATCTTGTCTTATCTAGCCAGCAATATTTGTCGAGAAGCTAGAGATAAAGGATTTTGGGTGGTGTCTCCAGCTACTATCAATTTGACTCAAGGAACTCCTAACCAAATAATCATTAAAGGTGATTTTCCTCAAAAGGAGGTTGAGGAAGTTTTTTACTCTGCTTGGAGTGATGTTACACACACTTGTCGCCAATGGATTGAAGATAATGTTCCTTGGGAGTATTCTTGGCGACGAGTATGGAATTTATGGACAAATTATACTTGGGAGTTTTTTTGGGGACAAGGTGAAACAATTACCGCAGCGCGAGGTAATTTAAACGAAATCAAGCGGCGGCGCAATTGGACTGCGATTAACTGGACTGGGGAAAGTTCAACCCTATCTGGTGCAGATGCGATCGCTATTCCTAGTCTGGGTAGTAATCATCCTAAAACTTGCGATTATAAAGCTCAAAAAACTGAAATTCAAGAGTTTTACAAGCAGCTAAGTTACGCAGTGGGTCAGAACTTTATTGAGCATATTGTTGAAGAACTCAATAAAAATAATCAAGAAATACGTGACAGGCTAGTTGCGAGATATGGTAAAGGTTTTATTAAGTTTCTTGAAGATAGATTTCCGAAAATTAATCAGCAAGAATGTGACGAAATCATAAATGAATATGGTTCAGCGATTATTGACCCTGATGAGGAATTGAGTATACCCGAAGTGATTAAACGTTTAATTACTTTAGAGGCGATCGCAACTCGTGTTGGCATTGCAACTCAAGAAATTCCTGAAACATACCGCGATTTAAATAGGCTGAATAAAAATAAAAAGCAAGAAAAAATAGAACCAGATAATCGTTGGAGTGGCTGGTTTCAAGGTGATGGTGATAAAGCTGGAGACTATCTCAAAGAATTATCAAAAAATCAAAAAATCAACTCAGATGCAGCAACTTATGACTTTAGCTATGCCATGCTACATTGGGGTGAAAAAACTTTTAAACCCACTTTAAATGGTACTGGAAAAGGTAGAGTTATTTATGCTGGAGGTGATGATTTTCTGGGTGTTTTTTATCGAACTCCTCCTGATAAAAAATTTCTCAAAAAGTTAATATCACACTTAAGTAATACTGTGGTAAAATTGTCTCCTAAATTGGCAAAAGAAATAACTAATTTCCGAAAAGAATTCGATGAAAAAGGTTTACATAAAGACGTAAAAATCTCTTGGGAACTTAGACATGAATTCGCTCAAATCATCAAAGTAAATTATGCAGATGATCCAAGCTTACAAGATGCAGTAGAAGAAGCAGGTCTAAATCAAATAGAAGCCGAAAGCTTATTTAGGGAACCTGTACTTAAGGCTCAAGAATGCCTTGATTGGTTTTATAACTTCAATTCTGAAAATGATAACGCCTTATGGAAACAACATAAAATACCAATTGGCGTTAGTGTCGGTTTTGTTTGGGCTGCACCGGGTGTTCCCCAGCGAGATATACTACAAAATTGCCGAGATGTAGAGAAACTCGCCAAAAATCAAGGACGCGATCGCCTGGCTATTCGCATCTTGTTTAATGGTGGTAATTATTTAGACTGGGTGTGTCCTTGGTGGTGTTTGCAGGATGTATTGCAGGGATATTGCGATCGCAACGAACAAACAGGCGAAAAAGCCAACTGGGGACATATCCATGCAGATGTAGCGTTACTAGAATCCCGTCACGCTTTTAAAGGTGAACAAACTGATATAGCTTTAGCCTTATTTGGGATTTATTTCCCTGCTAAAAAGGAATGCCTCAATCTTAAAAATGAAAAAATACTCTGGAATCAATATGAGCAAGATGATCCAAATAAAAAAATCATCTCGTATGGTATCTTAGGTAATAAAAAAGACTGCAAAGATGTCAATCAAGCCTTGAATAACTGGATTATTAATCTTGCAAAAATAGGATTTCAATTATGTCAGCAGTAG